A region from the Panicum hallii strain FIL2 chromosome 1, PHallii_v3.1, whole genome shotgun sequence genome encodes:
- the LOC112874745 gene encoding serine/threonine-protein kinase PBS1-like isoform X1, with the protein MGCFSCFDSPADEQLNPKLGGAGGYGGASSAAAAYGGGSGGGRHGDRGYPDLQQAPMAAPRVEKLSAAGEKARVKSNALAREASAPKDANGNVISAQTFTFRELATATRNFRPECFLGEGGFGRVYRGRLESTGQVVAIKQLNRDGLQGNREFLVEVLMLSLLHHQNLVNLIGYCADGDQRLLVYEYMPFGSLEDHLHDLPLDKEALDWNTRMKIAAGAAKGLEYLHDKANPPVIYRDFKSSNILLDESFHPKLSDFGLAKLGPVGDKSHVSTRVMGTYGYCAPEYAMTGQLTVKSDVYSFGVVLLELITGRRAIDSTRPHGEQNLVSWARPLFNDRRKLPKMADPRLEGRYPMRGLYQALAVASMCIQSEAASRPLIADVVTALSYLASQSYDPNAALASRKPGGDQRCKPGDNGRLVSRNDETSSSGHKSPGKDREDSHRDLPGILNKDFDRERMVVEAKMWGDRERMVAEAKMWGDRERMVAEAKMWGENWRDKRRAENGQGSLDSRTGNS; encoded by the exons atggGCTGCTTCTCGTGCTTCGACTCGCCCGCCGATGAGCAGCTCAACCCcaagctcggcggcgccggagG GTACGGCGGCGCGTCCTCGGCCGCCGCGGCTTACggcggcggctccggcggcggccggcacggggACAGGGGGTACCCGGACCTACAGCAGGCGCCCATGGCGGCCCCGCGCGTCGAGAAGCTCTCCGCAG CGGGTGAGAAAGCGAGGGTCAAGAGTAATGCGCTCGCGAGAGAAGCTTCGGCGCCAAAGGATGCCAATGGCAATGTTATCTCTGCCCAAACTTTCACCTTCCGCGAGCTTGCCACAGCCACCAGGAACTTCAGGCCCGAGTGCTTCCTGGGTGAAGGAGGGTTTGGACGCGTTTACAGGGGCCGTCTCGAGAGCACAGGGCAG GTTGTTGCTATAAAGCAGCTTAATAGGGATGGGCTTCAAGGAAACAGAGAATTTCTAGTAGAAGTCCTCATGCTCAGTTTATTGCATCATCAAAACCTGGTTAATTTGATTGGCTATTGCGCTGATGGAGATCAGCGCCTTCTTGTTTATGAGTATATGCCCTTCGGATCATTGGAAGATCATTTACACG ATCTACCTCTTGATAAGGAGGCCTTGGACTGGAACACCAGGATGAAAATTGCAGCAGGTGCTGCCAAAGGACTGGAGTACCTTCATGACAAAGCTAATCCTCCAGTTATTTATAGGGATTTTAAGTCATCAAACATTCTGTTGGATGAAAGTTTCCACCCAAAGCTTTCTGACTTTGGCCTTGCTAAGTTGGGTCCTGTTGGTGACAAATCTCATGTCTCAACACGTGTGATGGGTACATATGGTTATTGTGCACCAGAGTATGCTATGACAGGACAACTGACAGTGAAGTCCGATGTGTATAGCTTTGGAGTTGTCCTGCTTGAGTTGATTACTGGTCGTAGGGCTATCGACAGCACTAGACCACATGGAGAACAAAATCTTGTCTCATGG GCACGGCCTCTTTTCAATGACAGAAGAAAACTCCCTAAAATGGCTGACCCTAGGCTGGAAGGGCGATATCCCATGCGCGGGCTTTACCAAGCCCTCGCAGTGGCATCCATGTGCATTCAGTCGGAGGCTGCTTCCCGCCCACTGATTGCGGATGTCGTGACTGCTCTGTCCTACTTGGCGTCTCAGTCATATGATCCCAACGCGGCCCTTGCTTCAAGGAAGCCCGGCGGCGACCAGCGATGCAAGCCTGGGGACAACGGCAGGTTGGTTTCCAGGAACGACGAGACCAGCAGCTCCGGCCACAAGTCGCCAGGCAAGGACAGGGAGGACTCACACCGGGACCTCCCAGGTATCCTGAACAAGGACTTTGACCGGGAGCGCATGGTGGTGGAGGCAAAGATGTGGGGTGACCGCGAGCGCATGGTAGCGGAGGCGAAGATGTGGGGCGACCGTGAGCGCATGGTGGCCGAGGCAAAGATGTGGGGCGAGAACTGGCGTGACAAGCGGCGAGCGGAGAACGGGCAGGGGAGCCTGGATTCGCGAACTGGGAACAGCTAG
- the LOC112874745 gene encoding serine/threonine-protein kinase PBS1-like isoform X2, which yields MGCFSCFDSPADEQLNPKLGGAGGYGGASSAPKDANGNVISAQTFTFRELATATRNFRPECMLGKGGFGRVYRGHLESTGQVVAIKRLNRYGLQGNREFLVEVFMLRVLHHQNLVNLIGYCADGDQRLLVYEYMPFGSLEDHLHDLPLDKEALDWNTRMKIAAGAAKGLEYLHDKAKPPVIHRDFKSSNILLDERFHPKLSDFGLAKVGPVGDRSHVSTRVMGTYGYCAPEYAMTGQLTVKSDVYSFGVVLLELITGRRAIDSTRPHGEQNLVLWAGPLFNDRRKLPKMADPRLEGRYPMRGLYKALEVASMCLQSEAASRPLIADVVTALSYFTPKVEKTTQLSFGINHQTTCFLA from the exons atggGCTGCTTCTCGTGCTTCGACTCGCCCGCCGATGAGCAGCTCAACCCcaagctcggcggcgccggagGGTACGGCGGCGCGTCCTCGGCGCCAAAGGATGCCAATGGCAATGTTATCTCTGCCCAAACTTTCACCTTCCGCGAGCTTGCCACAGCCACCAGGAACTTCAGGCCCGAGTGCATGCTGGGTAAAGGAGGGTTTGGACGCGTTTACAGGGGCCATCTCGAGAGCACAGGGCAG GTTGTTGCTATAAAGCGGCTTAATAGGTATGGGCTTCAAGGAAACAGAGAATTTCTAGTAGAAGTCTTCATGCTCCGTGTATTGCATCATCAAAACCTGGTTAATTTGATTGGCTATTGCGCTGATGGAGATCAGCGCCTTCTTGTTTATGAGTATATGCCCTTCGGATCATTGGAAGATCATTTACACG ATCTACCTCTTGATAAGGAGGCCTTGGACTGGAACACCAGGATGAAAATTGCAGCAGGTGCTGCCAAAGGACTGGAGTACCTTCATGACAAAGCTAAGCCTCCAGTTATTCATAGGGATTTTAAGTCATCAAACATTCTGTTGGATGAAAGGTTCCACCCAAAGCTTTCTGACTTTGGCCTTGCTAAGGTTGGTCCTGTTGGTGACAGATCTCATGTCTCAACACGTGTGATGGGTACATATGGTTATTGTGCACCGGAGTATGCTATGACAGGACAACTGACAGTGAAGTCCGATGTGTATAGCTTTGGAGTTGTCCTGCTTGAGTTGATTACTGGTCGTAGGGCTATCGACAGCACTAGACCACATGGAGAACAAAATCTTGTTTTATGG GCAGGGCCTCTTTTCAATGACAGAAGAAAACTCCCTAAAATGGCTGACCCTAGGCTGGAAGGGCGATATCCCATGCGCGGGCTTTACAAAGCCCTCGAGGTGGCATCCATGTGCCTTCAGTCGGAGGCTGCTTCCCGCCCACTGATTGCAGATGTCGTGACTGCTCTGTCCTACTTTACACCTAAAGTGGAGAAAACAACTCAACTTTCTTTTGGGATCAACCATCAAACAACATGTTTTCTTGCTTAG